From the genome of Yersinia enterocolitica, one region includes:
- a CDS encoding microcin C ABC transporter permease YejB (with YejAEF is involved in resistance to microcin C), whose amino-acid sequence MGGYLLRRLLLVIPTLWAIITINFFIVQIAPGGPVDQAIANIELGHSSGFTAGGGDGGLGGAKVGLNAAQVGDSNYRGSRGLDPEVIAEIKQRFGFDKPLHQRYFDMLWSYVRFDFGDSLFRGESVMSLVKHSLPVSISLGLWSTLIIYLVSIPLGIKKAVRNGSAFDTWSSTLIIIGYAIPSFLFAILLVVLFSGGSYFDLFPLRGLVSSNFDTLPWYGKITDYLWHITLPVLATVIGGFATLTMLTKNSFLDEIRKQYVVTARAKGLPEEKILYRHVFRNAMLLVIAGFPATFISMFFTGSLLIEVMFSLNGLGLLGYDATLQRDYPVMFGTLYIFTLIGLLLNILSDITYTLVDPRIDFEGRQ is encoded by the coding sequence ATCATTACCATCAACTTTTTTATTGTGCAAATTGCACCGGGTGGGCCAGTTGATCAGGCGATTGCCAATATTGAATTGGGTCACTCCAGTGGATTTACCGCCGGTGGCGGTGATGGTGGGCTGGGGGGGGCTAAAGTCGGCCTCAATGCGGCACAAGTGGGTGATAGCAACTATCGCGGTTCACGCGGGTTAGACCCAGAAGTTATTGCCGAAATCAAACAACGCTTTGGTTTTGACAAGCCGCTGCACCAGCGCTATTTCGATATGCTATGGAGCTATGTCCGCTTTGATTTTGGCGACAGCCTGTTCCGGGGTGAATCGGTAATGTCGTTAGTGAAACATAGCCTGCCGGTCTCTATTTCACTTGGGCTATGGAGCACGCTGATTATTTATCTGGTTTCTATTCCATTAGGCATTAAAAAGGCGGTGCGCAATGGATCAGCTTTTGATACCTGGAGCAGTACTCTCATTATAATCGGGTATGCCATTCCTTCGTTTCTGTTTGCGATTTTACTGGTGGTGTTGTTTTCCGGCGGCAGTTATTTCGATCTATTCCCACTACGGGGGCTGGTTTCCAGTAACTTTGATACCCTGCCGTGGTACGGCAAAATAACCGACTATTTGTGGCATATCACTTTACCGGTATTGGCTACCGTCATTGGCGGCTTCGCCACACTGACGATGCTGACCAAGAACTCGTTCCTTGACGAAATCCGCAAGCAATATGTGGTGACTGCGCGCGCTAAAGGGTTACCCGAAGAAAAAATTCTGTATCGCCATGTCTTTCGCAACGCCATGTTGTTGGTTATCGCTGGCTTCCCTGCCACCTTTATCAGCATGTTTTTCACCGGGTCGCTGTTGATTGAAGTGATGTTTTCACTCAATGGTTTAGGGCTATTGGGTTATGACGCCACTTTGCAGCGTGATTACCCAGTGATGTTTGGCACTCTTTATATTTTCACCCTGATTGGTTTACTGCTGAATATCCTCAGTGATATCACCTACACCCTGGTTGATCCACGGATTGATTTTGAGGGCCGCCAATAA